In Erigeron canadensis isolate Cc75 chromosome 8, C_canadensis_v1, whole genome shotgun sequence, the DNA window aattaattaaaaaaattttaacatataaaatactgtctaaaaaaatattatttttggtattttgttcgtgtttatttattatttgatatgtgttatgttattgttattttttatttttttaaatttagtttattgtcaattatagtttgattatgacATTTTCTTTTACTACAAAtggtttattattttaaatttattttgttattttttacttgttttgttatttattattttgatatttacctttgatatatatatatatatacatatatatactgaGACATCCGTCCATCGGACGGACTTGAAGACTAGTACTATATAAAAGAACAaccatttttataaaatctcaattaaggaattaaagtatcTAAATTacccctcttctttattcattaaattaaaaatatctatctaatatacttataataccctaacaaaataatttacaatataaaagTTTTCATCCTTAAAATAACTGCACTACCTCCTATAACATCAATTAGTTTTTTACATTCACTACCATTGTCGCCCCACTACCCGTCACCACTGCTGCCTTCGCCGCCGCCACCATCCCGCGCCACTACTTCTATAACTGCTTCATTTTGCGGACATATGACTCGTATATACAAAAATCTGGATTAGTTTTTAGTGGACAAAGAAAAAAGGGTGCACATGCTGGGTTCACGGGTCGTTACAAATGAAAAAACAACCCACCATTGAGAAATTGGTTCTATTATATATGTACCATACTTCCTAGATTGAAAGACTATGACCCCAAATCGACATCATTAATTTATGCACGTATATTTCCTATGATTAACAAACATTAATACTCGGGTATGTGACGAAAACAGATCTGTTACAACTAGCTAGTAACGTACAAGTAATCATCTAGCTATAAGTAAACTTGATTATTATTACTTACGGGCCGgattgaaaagagaaaaaaatatggaggggTGATTTTAACACACTCgtagttttttatttgtttgtctCCCAAGATACAAACTATATACTTTCTCTTAGAATCTGATGAATCGTGACCAAGTTATGTTGATGAAAATGAGATATTAAATACGAACTTTAACAAATGAGAAAATGAACTCTTTACTTATAAGCAAGAAGCTAGGAAGAAAAGTGCAAATATAAGATTAATGACTTTATGTGATTCCATCTTCATGCTTTGGACGTCTTTCgcattttatgtattttaatttaatttggacTTAAAGATTGCTTACTGCTTGGAAAACTGATTCtgtattcttttttttcttcttcttcttaagaTTTAATAGAAACATTTTTGGTGAAGCATACACAAAAATGCAGAAGGTGATTTTCAAATGGTGATGTTAATAACCTAATTGTTAGAAATAAGAATTATATTGTCAGTTTGtaatctttgtatatgtaatatgtaaACAAGATGAGTTGAGGGGTCTAGATGTAAATTAAATATTCCTATaaaattttcaagttttctCACAAATTTTATATTCACTATGAAATACTCCTATAAAATTTGAGATTACCTCTATCATCCACAAACTTGTATTTAGAAATTCTAAATAAGAAACTTGGTACTGGATATGGGCCGCAACGCAAGCATCATTGTTTGCCACCACCCGATGGCCGATAAgcaaaaatttatacaaaatctCGTGAATCTCTCAGTAATCTATCTTCTTTTCATCATAAAATATTGGGTTGGGAAAAGGCTTTATTTCCTAATTTGACTTCGAATGATGATATTAAGTTTGCTTTATGTCAAATTGTCAACCCACAATAATAGCAGTATCGGTGAACTTTTGGGCCGAGCCCAATAAATTTGTCATATGAGTTCACTTTTGCAGTTTAGCTTTAGCCAAGGCCCTAGAGTCAAAACATTGAGTAATATTCTTTTTCCAGCAATGATGAATAATTTAATAGTTGTTCATCATAGAGGAAGTATTTACAATTCTCTAACGTGCTAAACATGGTTTTATAGACAAAATCACTTTTATTACGACAATATTGAGTAAATAGTTCTAGACACAACCTAAACATGGTTTTCCATCTAACTTTGGACGGATTAATGTCATGAAAATTCCAATAAATTAAAGTGTAATAACAGGCATTTGGTACTCTCTTCGTAATTCAACCATGACATAATGGTTCTCATTATTTATTAGCGTAATGTAAGACTATTACCTAATTTGCACTGTAATCTTTTTTGGTTTATATAGTTTGGTAGAAATACTTTGTACTCTGCATTAAAGAAAATGGAATTTAGATTGAATGCCAGACTCCTGATTGTGCATATTTTGGCTTGAATTCTACAATCAAACAACAAAAACCAGAAGCATAAAGGACATATAAATCGCTTTTAACACTATGAACATAGTTAAAGTCAACAGTTCAAGTTAGCTTTAACAAATATAATAGAAGATGGTTAGACAACACGGGAGCCACGTGTCAAAATCATATTGGATTTGGCACTGTTCATTTGCTCCATCTATTTATAATATCAACGAGcatagtgtccgcgcgttgcggcggctagAAGGCAAGGGCAATATAAAACGGAGGCGATGGTGAAGATCGAAGGAGGCGGTGGAGAAAGAGGGCGGCACAGAGACCGATAGAAGGTTGATTAgagcgtgtaatgattagaaagaatGAGGGAAAAGAGagtatataagggttttatgtttaataggGGTATAAGGGTACTATGGGAATACTGAAAAATGtgtttaattttctaaaatagatGTCCAATATGTTTTATTAGGGAGTATAGATAGTAATTATATAGTGTCTTTGGCTCTTTGCCCTTAACAATAATTTCAACCTTTTTATATTCTTTAGATTTCATGCAACTATTCACCCTACACTCTTCTTTGATAAACCTCAAGCCGTCTTCTATTTCTAGCAAAACATAAACACTTCATATGAGATAGGTAGCAAAACATAAACACTTCATATGAGATACGTATCATAGCCAATAAACTTTACATGTGTTAATCTTGATAATTGCAAATTGACATAACTAACAAATAGTATTGATAAATAGTAAATTTGTAATGGACTTAAAGAAGTGTATTGAATACTGATGGAATACCAAGCATTGCCAAACAACATTATTCAAAAGAACAAAATTGCCATCACCTTGCAATACTGCTGATTCACTAGAGGAATTGGTggttaaaaaaccaaaaaaacaaaatcccaatatctataatctataatatctTATAAGGAATAATCTCAAATAAGGaattaaacaaactaaaatactcatttcctttattcattaatttaaacatctctaatacccttaatgaaataatttatagcATAAATCCTTCATCCTAACATACATATTACACCCtttatgaaataatttacaatataaatcCTTCAATCCTgtaaataactacactacctctTTTacaatcaattacttttacattcaccaccattgtCGTCTTCACCACCCGTTGCCCGTCGTTGCCACCACCACTATGCATCACTACCAACATCACCGCCACATTGCGCAAGCATATAAGTGTTATCCGTTTAAATTGTTAAAGAACCCAATAGCAAAATCACCATTTGGAAAACCCGATTGTTTTTGGCCATGGGCTTGAAACAATGTGATTAATCACAAAGGTGATATGTGTGTATTTTTTATCTTGAAATCATCATCATATGTAAAAGAAAGGAAATAAGAAAAAGGCGGTGATTAGTCAATCGTAAATGAACAATAATGTATGCTTAAGGCATTTAGTTCAATATAGGTGTAGGTAAGGATGTGCTCTAAAGGATAACATTAATGGCttgtaaaaaatattaataaggaCAAAAAGGTCATTACAAGTTATTTTAGAGGAAGTGAAACgtgaagttaaaaaaaaatcacttccCTATTTTTATACAACCGCCCACTTCACTTCTTACTGTTCTCCATCTCTATCTCAACAGTTAATATACTACGACTACTTCTGCAATACAATTAAGCTTCACATTTCGCATAACTGCTCGGTCATCCATCGTGATCATGAGTAGTCTCTCCAAAGGTACTTTCCCTTTTAAGTTTGTTCTGCcaacatttttgttttattaccTTTTACTTGTATTTTTGCTTTATGTGCCATTTTACTGTTTGGCCCTCTTTTAGCATTTTTAATACATGCATCAAGAATTTatgattgttttttgtttacCAATTAAATTTTAGACCGTGTTCAAGAGGCTTATCATAATTTTAATTTCTTGCGGTTTAAAATTCAGTctattatactttttaattaaaaattgatttatatattaaaattttgattttctaaatattttttaaaactatttctATCTAACTGAGATATGCTTACTGATATGTGAAtattataaaatcataatatgtCCATCAAAGTTGTAAACTTTAACATTTTTAACGGTATGTGAATATTAAAAAAGCATAATAGgtcactatcattttatttattttattgttatcaAATTCTTATTTTGCACTATTAGAaataatatattctttttagataaaacatattctaaatatttaatttaaaatatgacaatatTAGATGTGTTTTGAGTGTGACagttttacatgttttttttcctatgtgtcataacaattactaaaaaaaacttaacaaatgataataatatactatttttaaaattcttaataaatttacattgaattagatatattattaataatttaattttgtatttataagatAGAACGTATTATTAGGATATATACTAGCTATCATTCTAAGATAGAAAATGGAAGCATCctttctacttaggtagaggtaaggtttgcCTACGTACTCTatacaccgtcaaggtattggggctcaaaactcgcggaagacggcactgagcagttaaaagcagcatggttggatcagtggtaaatacCCTGACCTCTGTAGAAAGAGGTTATGAGTTCGATtctcatctcatgcaaaggttggagggcctattctaccatttaggtagaaaaatggaagcagcctctctactcaggtagaggtaaggtctgcctacatcatAACCTCCCCCACACACCATCGAgttattggggctcaaaacccgcggaaggcggcactgaacagttttatttttttccggTTTTTTATAAATAACCGAACCATATCCTTCTAATCGATGTTTGAAGATGTTAATGATAATGTTATAGCTAATACCATTGGTAGGATTACTTTTGTGACTGACGTGTTTTTAAGCCTGCTTCTTCTTTCTTAGTAGATTCTTTTAGTCAATCCAAACTTTTAGTCTTTTTGATATCTACTGAGGTTTTCTTAGTAGATTCTTTTAGTCAATCCAAACTTTTAGTCTTTTTGATATCTACTGAGGTTTCATGACAATTACTTTCCCTTAGTAATATTAACATTGGTGTGGAAGTCATGTGTCTAGTTTTTTATAATGACGCCCaactttgataaatttcttaGGTCACAGATTATAAAAGCAacaatataaactaatatattgatCCGTTATTTGCAGGTGTGGATGATATACCCTCTGGATCAAGAAAGGTATGAATTACAAGTGTCCTTGATAATGCTGCAGGTTATAACATCCCTGGTAATTGGAATGACAAAGATCTGGATTCTCTAATCTCTTATCTGAAGACATCAATTCAGAGCAATAACCCGACTGGGTTAGAGTGTACGTTACTAGTGGCTGGAGCAAGTTACTTGAGGCAGGTAGGTACTCTGAGTGACAAAATCCTAGTCTCCTCTTGTTTTGGAGAAGAACCATTAGGTTGGTCTCCAAATGACACTCGGGAATTGATAAACAAAATGACAAGAAAGAGAAAGGATAAGGAGGTACAGGCTGCGAGAGAAAAGTTAAACAAGCTGGTTCTTCAGACAAAGAAGAAGGTTGCTGCTGGTTTTAAGGCAGAAAGAGTTGCAAAAGAACTTGCAGAATTGAATAGACTGGGAACTATAGTCGAAGGGGCGGTGGACGAGACAGACCCTGTAGAATCTAAGACACTAAAAGTATTAATTCAAAATGTAGAATATTTATCAGCTGGCAATAGATGTTATGGAGTATTTGTCTGCGGATATCTTTGTAGGATCGTCGCTAAAGCTTCTGATAATATTCATACTTCATGGGCTGCAAAGTATGAGAgatatcataatttttatctttatactaGTGATGACATTCCTACAGAATGGCCAATGCCCACCATAGAGTGGTTAAATTCTGTCAAACAACAATTTGGCACCACCAATGTTGCGAAGACAACGCTGTTAAAAATGATCAATAAGCTGGAGACGACTTATAAATATGAAGATGTCAATTCGGGTCTTGTACGATATCTCTACAGTACCCCTTTGGCTTACACGGGAATGCAGGCTTACCAAATCTTCTGTCATGTAAGAGCATGCTCACATGTGTCTACAAGTTGGTTATTGAGTCAGTTGAAAGCTCCTGAACTGGGAGatggagtattggagatatttaACATTCATCAGTATTATGAAGACGGCACGGAAGATGGATTTAATCCATCTTTTAGGTATTCAAGAATCTTTGACCCTGACTATTTTTCTAATATTCAAACAAAAGCTTGTCCTAATCTTGTATACTTGTTAGCAAAGTTGGTTGGGCAGTATGATAACACGAAAAGATATCAATCTGATACGATAGCGGGTATCGAGAGATTAACCCAAGAGAAGAAAGGGTTGTGGGAAAAGGTTGCTAGAGACATCTTTTTAGCTGCATTGGTGGCTAATAAGGAAAGTTACTCTGCTCTCCTTTGGGCGCGTATAGAAAAAACATATTTCTAATATGCTTTACTTGCTTCATGTGTCATTTTGCTGTTTGGCTCTCTTGTAGGAATCTTGAATATATGCATCAAGATTTTATATTTCTACTAGTATCTAAAGATGTTAATGACAATGTCATTGACCCGATTTTATATGTTTGTTGTACTACCAGCATCATGGGTAACAATGACCTTTCTTTAGTTTAATTTCAATTGCCTATTACCTCATATGCACTGTAATCTTTTTTGGTTTATCTAATTTGGATGAAATACTTTGAACTccgcattaaaaaaaaagaatttagatTGAATGCCAGAAACCTGATTGTATAATTTTGGCTTGAATTCTAcaattaaacaacaaaaaccaGAAGCATAAAGGACACATATAAATCGCTTTTAACATTATGAACAATCTAACAGTTTAAGTTAGCTTTAACAGATATAACAGAAGATGGTTAGACAACACGAGAGCCACGTGTCAATATCATATTGGATTTGGCACTTAGCTTTAACAAATATAACAGAAGATGGTTAGACAACACGAGAGCCATGTGTCAATATCATATTGGATTTGGCACTGTTCATTTGCTATTACGATTATAAAGTGTAAAATAacgataacaataataataatattagtaacaatggataataataatcatcGTATATATTAAAGGGATAAATGGTTATGTAACACCCTAGATCAtcaaaatttacataaaaatatCCACCCAAGTGGCAAGTATTTAGCAATCTACCATAATAAGATTACTGCACCCGCTTGCTAAATACTGATATATGATAAGTAGTTAATAAGTACATATGAGTTACTGATAGCTTTTTGTCAAGTCTTGACTACTCTTCTATCTCCAATTCTTCCTCCTTTAGCCCGGTTTTCTTAAATGCAGCCACAAGAGGTTCATCGCATGCAAGCAAATCTTTCTCGAACTTGCTTGAATAGGGCTCCTTGTTCCATGCCGAAAGATATATATTACGAGCATGAACTCAAAAATGACAAGCCACAAATGCCTCAAAGTTCTGTCATCCAATAGCAGATTAACATATTAATTACTTGTTAACCTCATTAGATCGATAAACATACTCTACaagtagaagaagaaaaaagggaAAATCTTAAAATCATACATCATTGTTTTCAGTGATTTTATCCAAATAGTCTCATTGTATAGGAATGAAGCATGCGTTCCGTAAAAAGAGCCTTTCAGAATGGCATATGTAGGCTCGTTGAACAGCGGATCAGCCTTCAAAATCTGATTCTGTATGGAGACCAGAAGTTGGAGCATAGTCGTAGTGCCAAGCACCCACATCGACTCCCACCCACCACTTTTAGTAGGAACATACAAACAAACCTCGCTGCAGATGAACAGATTTGGATTGATACCCAGACCACCAGAGTGATAATGCACAAGCTGAAACAGATTCATTCAAGAGGTTTAATCTAATTGACATGTAATTAAGCCGACCCGTAGCTACTAGATATAAAAAGAAGACGAGAATGACATACAGGCGAGCTATCAGGATAGTTGCTTGGGAAACACACATCAAAGAAGAAGAGACCACCATGATAAGGAGTGCCATCTGGTCCGATAATTACAGCTCTTAAAAGATCCATCCTCGATTTATAAGCCCTCACATATATAGTCTCTGTAATTACAACCCCAATGTCAATCATTGAACTTAAAAAATGTGAACCGGTAGATATCTATTCATTACTAGTTGTATGAAAACAGCATACCAGGTAGCTGTTCCTCGAGGATCTTCCAGTCTTCTTATATTTTGCTGGCCCATTCTTCTGgcatctgaaacatatatatatatatatatatatatagatgtagatgTGTGTGTATGAAAGTGAAGAAAGATAATAGCAACAAGTTATTATTAAGTGAATGtacacacacttaattaatTACCTGGTTCATTGCAGAATTGTTTgctgaaaaaaaaatgatccgCATGGTCCATGTCCAATGCAAACTTCTTGAAGTAACAAGAGAATTTTCATACCCATagttggaaagaaaaaaaaaagaaaacttgtaCCTTGATCCTTTTGTTCGCTGCTTCATTAAGGTGGTCTTCATCAACGACAACCTGGTGAATTTTCATGATTCAAAAATCACACAAATCAGAGAAACATGAAGGGACAACATCCAGCACAAGGCATTTTTTTGCTAGGTTTACAAATTGAAATtcccttgaaaaaaaaaagggtgttGCAAACTACCATACTGCACTCCTGGGATTCAGAAAGTAGACCATAGAAgggaaaggaaaaaaattatcattgatttgcatgtatgtatatatgtatcatgtatactatatgtatataataagaTCGAGCTTATTAGACTATCCGCATCAGTTCAGGATATCCTTCTAACAAACATCCTAATCAACATGCTACGTCAGCTTTTCATCCATCCTtcccacaaacactttttacccacaacaataatatattcatCCTTTTTACAAACAACTATATAAATTTCGAAGTAAATTTTGTCTTTTACCTTTATCTCTCTTCATTATTCACAATCCTTCTCTACAAACAACCATGGATGGACATCCTCCATGTCATCACCCACATCAATAGTCTTCCTACAAACAACCTCCATGTCACCATAAATTTCCTATGGACATCCTTGTTGTGGATGGTCTTATATAATGTACGAATTATttgcatgtatgtatatatgttttgcaTAAACGTACTAAGGTCTGttctttttggtgtaaaaaatatattaaaacctTAAAAACATGGATAAAAATACGataaaaaaccttttaaatattttaaccaGTCGTTTATTGATCTCTTTTATAAATCATAATCGTAGCAATAGCAATGTTATCAATAAATTATTACATTtacatgtaataaaaaaaaactgattgatgattaatgaataaagaaaataatagcAATCCCTAATTACTGAaccactaattaattaattaactaattaccATTATTGTTAGGGCGGTTTTGATTATTGTTAATAGGGTTTGGTCGTCTCCAggcattgttgttgttgttaggGGTGTTTTGTTCGGTATgaatagtttttttcttttggaatGATCCAGAAGAGTTTCGGTTGAAGATTTATGGGAGTTTCCTTGAAGATTTATGGGGCGCCAGTAAAAATGGTTGAGACGGTTGGTTGGAATGGTTGAAAGATTAAAATGAGTTAGATGATTGTTATTGAATGAATTTGGGAgggttaataaaaaaatttttccCACTCCGTCTCCCCTAGGGAAGTCATTATAGCTatcaaattattttaatttagaattttttttttagtcaaaaatattaataaaggtGGAACAAAGTCTCCACCTAAATCTTTGCAATGGACCTAGAAGTTTACAAACAATTGAAGTGTgattttgtttcaatttttttttaaaattttttttcttttattttatttgaaaataataCTTAtactgtaatttttttaattgtttatatatttttctctaagttaattctttttttaaataaagtgtgatcttttattttggttttttaatttctgattttttattttgtttttcttattattgttttagtttAGTCCAAATCAATCAGCAACAACCTAACTACTTTATCTTTTTACAATCTTTAAAGGAAGATTAATATTTATAAGCAAacttattaagaaaaaaaaaacacaaaatataaaaaatataatcaaagtcaaggttttgaatatataactttgtttaaaaagagaaaagtcacttaaattataattttggaaaattaaaatatagttAGAAGATCAATTGGAACAATAAACTAATTAATTCAACCACCaatacttcaaaaaaaaacCTATACTATATATAGTGATGATAAACT includes these proteins:
- the LOC122610700 gene encoding probable ubiquitin-conjugating enzyme E2 25, which codes for MEVVCRKTIDVGDDMEDVHPWLSLMKTTLMKQRTKGSSKQFCNEPETIYVRAYKSRMDLLRAVIIGPDGTPYHGGLFFFDVCFPSNYPDSSPLVHYHSGGLGINPNLFICSEVCLYVPTKSGGWESMWVLGTTTMLQLLVSIQNQILKADPLFNEPTYAILKGSFYGTHASFLYNETIWIKSLKTMMYDFKIFPFFFFYL